The window ACAAGGATCGTGCCGCTGGTCAGGGAAACCTGAAGAATCGCCTCTTCTTCACCGGTCAGCAAAGGAAGCGGCTCGCTGCCTGTAGAATAGCCGCAACTTTCGTTATTCATGGAAATCGGTGCAATGAAGAGAGGATATATCCCGTCCGGCACATTCTCCGCCACGGTGAAGTGAAGATCAAACAGGGCGGTCGCGGTCTGCCCGGCCTGCACCCGTGTCCCGGCAAGCTGCACCCTGCCGTCAAACAGCTTATATACCACAGGGCTTGTGTAGGTCACCCCGTCCACCTGCACTTCAGCGGGCGGCAGCGGGTCAGGAACCGGATTCATAGACTGCCACTGCTCGGCAAAGGTGCCGAAGAAGGAGGAATCCACCGAACTGAGAAGGAAGTGATCGGTGTTATAGCTCAGGGCAAAGATAGCGGCAGCGATTTCCGCAGGCTGATCAACGCTGATCCGCACAGTGATGCTGTCGCCGGGATGAGCGGTCGTATTTTTCACCTGAAGGGAAACGGCTCTGCTTGCACTCGGCAGAATCAGGCAAAAACAGAAAGCAAGCCCGCAAAGAGCTGTGTTGGTTCTGGTTGTCATGAAAAACCTCCTGTTGAGAGAACAAAAGAGGGAAAGGAAAATGATGAGGTGTGCCCTGAATGCGAAAGCGAAAAGAGAGGTCATGCCGGGACGCATGGAGGACGCCATTTACTTGAACATCATCAGCCCGATATGTCAAGGTTTAATATGGATGAGCTGTTGCGTTGCTGCGTCCCACAATTTTGTAAAACCGGTGAAGCTGGTCAGGACATATTCACCTGCCGGAGAATATTCTCATCGCTCTGTTTGACCGCAAAGATCGTGACTATCCTGAAACCAAAATCGAGCTGGTGCGGCAGGGAGCACGTAGATGTGGTTATGTTTGACAACTTATCCTGAAGAGTTTACATTATAAAATATAAACTTTATAGATAAAGGAGAATTCTATGCAGGCTACCAGCAAAGATTTACGATTTCACACAAAAAAAATCCTTGATGCGGCAAGGAGGGGCGAGGAGGTTGTTATCACCTTTCACGGAAAGCCATACGCGAAAATTGTTCCTCTCGACGAACACAGAACAAAGGATAAACAGAACGAATTCTGCGGGATGTGGAAAGATCGGGAAGATATGAAGGATGTTGAAGGGTACGTCCGGCAACTCAGGAAGGGAAGGTCGTTTTGATTGTCGATACAGATGTGTTGATCTGGTACTCAAGGGGGTATCAGAGTGCGATAGATCTTGTCCACAGTTTCGGTCGGTTTTCGCTGTCTGTGGTGACCTATATGGAAATTGTCCAAGGGGTGCGGAACAAACAGGAGCTCAGCGCCTTTCAGAAGGCATTGGGTATACTTAACGCACGGGTCATTCAGATTGACGAGCTGATCTCCACCAAAGCGATGTTCTATGTCGAGCAGTACGCGCTGAGTCATTCTATGGAGCTGGCCGATGCCTTGATCGGTGCTTCAGCGGTGATCAGGCAGGTTCCTCTGG is drawn from Candidatus Electrothrix aestuarii and contains these coding sequences:
- a CDS encoding cohesin domain-containing protein, producing MTTRTNTALCGLAFCFCLILPSASRAVSLQVKNTTAHPGDSITVRISVDQPAEIAAAIFALSYNTDHFLLSSVDSSFFGTFAEQWQSMNPVPDPLPPAEVQVDGVTYTSPVVYKLFDGRVQLAGTRVQAGQTATALFDLHFTVAENVPDGIYPLFIAPISMNNESCGYSTGSEPLPLLTGEEEAILQVSLTSGTILVQNSAGPDTDQDGIDDLWEKQVFGDLTTAGASTDYDHDGYTDLQEYLNQFAGETDPAGNPFNPKEENAPGGMGYKKIVITPVLWLLLGK
- a CDS encoding type II toxin-antitoxin system prevent-host-death family antitoxin; amino-acid sequence: MQATSKDLRFHTKKILDAARRGEEVVITFHGKPYAKIVPLDEHRTKDKQNEFCGMWKDREDMKDVEGYVRQLRKGRSF
- a CDS encoding type II toxin-antitoxin system VapC family toxin, producing MIVDTDVLIWYSRGYQSAIDLVHSFGRFSLSVVTYMEIVQGVRNKQELSAFQKALGILNARVIQIDELISTKAMFYVEQYALSHSMELADALIGASAVIRQVPLVTGNEKHYKHLPEIQIQKFLVNG